AGGAACTAACAGGGACACACACTCTAAGCAACCAAAGACCCGTGTCCCATCAACGTGGTGAACACGATACTCAGTCGCAAGTGTTCGGAAATCTTACCTAAGTTCTCAGTCTGGGTGATGCTTTTTACGATTTACCTAGATTACAGACGACACAGTCTCATTTTAGGTTCGGTGCAAAGCCTCAACATTAAGCTTCACTTGAGCAGGGGTAATGTCAAAGCCTTTTGCAGTCTTACCAGACCAATTCACTCCGACCAATAGACCATCACGAGATAGGCCAGGAATCCACGTTTCACAGAAGACCTCCCATTCGATTGCAACAGGTTCAAAGCCATAATATGCCGGTACATTATTTACAATGGATAGCGCCCTAGACTGAGAAGACCAAAACGGCATTGCTCGCGAGCCTCCACTACCTCGCGGAGCAGGAAAGCCACCAGTATCTTCTATACTCCAAACGACACCTGAGGCTGCAACCTCACGGTAAAAAGCTGCTGCATGTACTGATGAAATACTCATGACACTCCTAATGCTTGAATAACGGGCGCTTATCAATCTGCCCAAAACTGCTTTGATCGCTTGTATTCACAAAACTTTGATAAGTGGCTAAGTAGCAGCCCCTGCCGATGGTCACTAATGTCTCAGTGACCCGATGAATCTAACATATATTGCTTAAATCGACGCTTGAACCCGATCGCATGGAGTCAACTGCGAAGGTTTTGTTCAAAGAAAGGAAGTGGGGAAGAGGGGATTGGCTGCGAGGGGCAGCCAAATATATTACATGCCTTTGAACAAGCTGTTGGGTAACTTCTCGTTTAGTCCGTTCGAGTTGTGTAGCTCAAAGTTCAGGTCTTTGAAGTGTCGGAAGTTGAACTTGAGCAGATTTGATTTTTGGTCCAAGTGAGCTGATTCGATGTCAGACCAAGGTATAAATAAATTTTTATGGCCAAATTTAAAAGGGAGTAACATTTTTGCGTATAACCCTTTTGGGCTTGTCGATATCCTCAACGTTCCCTTATGACGTATTCCGCCGATAACGCCGCTATGGGTCGTAAAACTCAAGTCTGGTTCTGATTTGGAAACCAAGTGATAGCTATCAGCAAGCTTACTCCAGCCACTTGTTCTTGAAAGGTAGTAGCAGGCAACGAACCAACCCACGACAAATACAGCAAAGAACCATTCTGAATTGACGAAAGCAAATAACAGTTGTTCGATGGATTCGACGTAACCTCCAAAGACATCAGGAATTTCATTGCCTGATGATTTATAGAACTGCAGAGCAATAAACGCGAAAACTGCAGCGCCCCACAACTTTCCCAGAATGCTTAAAATTAGCTTCATACATCCTCTTTTAGACCACATGGTGAAAATAGGCACTTCCTTACCTGCCTGGCTAGATAGCTTAAGCGACAGGAGAGCGTGGGCAAAGTGAGGAAAAAAGATAACGTGCGCTGGGCCGGAGGATAAGATAAAGAACCCATTCACGAAACGTTTTCTCAACACAGGAAATGGGGGAAGGGCTCTTAGAAGCATTTAGACAGGAGCGGGCTGATAGATTCGATTTGTGCATTTACGCTGAGCATTCAATTCTCTGTGACTCGGAGACATTCAAGTATGGTGACTCAGTGGGCTTGTATCAGTGTGCAGAGATGTTTAGACAGTCGCTTGAAAGCGGAAGACATAAAAACGAAAAAAGCCTGCTCGAAAGCAGGCTTTTTGAAGTGGTGGGCGATACCGGGCTCGAACCAGTGACCCCCTCCTTGTAAGGGAGGTGCTCTCCCAACTGAGCTAATCGCCCGAATAAACGCTTGGGATGCCCTCGAAAGGGTAGTGCGTTTATTGGAATTTGGTGGGTCTAGGCAGACTCGAACTGCCGACCCCTACCATGTCAAGGTAGTACTCTAACCAACTGAGCTATAGACCCAAATTCTGATTCCATCCTGGTTAGGGAAGGAGTTGGTGCGTCCGGGCAGACTCGAACTGCCGACCCCCGCCATGTCAAGGCGGTACTCTAACCAACTGAGCTACGGACGCAAAGTGTTTTCTTTCCAGAGAGAGCATGGTGCGTCTGGGCAGACTCGAACTGCCGACCCCTACCATGTCAAGGTAGTACTCTAACCAACTGAGCTACAGACGCATATCTTACTGATAATCAGCCTGCTTTCCCTGAAAGCGGGATGAATATTAGCGAGTAGGGACTTTGCACGCAAGCGTAAAACCTGACTTTTTTTCGGTTTGGCGTCTGTTTGGTGGTTTGCTGCACAACTTGGCTGGTTTACATGCGGTCGAGAAGGGGCAAAAGGAGTGTGGTCTGGGCCGCGATCTATGTAGGTACTTGCATAGTAAGAGGATGTGAATGTGTGAAAAATGCAAAATAATATGTTGCTAATTGCTTTAATTAAATCATTCCTTGTGTCTTTATGGGGTAAATAATAAAAATATAAACAAGCATGCTAAAAGCAATTAATAGAAGTAAGGATATATTTTTCTTTTAACGTTAGTTGAATTTATTTGATTAAATATTAGACAATTGATGTGTGGTTAATATTTATTCATATGTGTTATTCATGTTGAAACTTATTGATTGCTACGCAAAAAAAATGAAATTCAGGTTAGTTTTTATATAGCAAATAGGGTTTGGTTCTAAAGCAGGCTTTATAATTTACAGAATGATTATTCATATATTGTAAGTTTGTATTGTCTAATGTGGCACGTCTGAGGCGTTACCTTTTGTTTTATAGGGGCAATTCAATGTGCTGACACAGAACGACGAAATGTGGACTGGCCTGATTGGCCGTTTTTCATACAAATGATTGTAAAAGTAAAAGGACTCTTACCATGAGCAAAAATACACCATTTTTCAGCAACTTTATGGAAGCGCAAACTCTGACTACAGAAGAGACGAAGCAAGCGGCTGGCGGTCTTGATTTTGTTAAACCAGGTGATCTTCCAGGTGATTTTGACCCATCTAAAGAGCCAATTTACGTCACAATGAAACACCCATCAGATGATGATGAAGGCTTCGACGCGCCAGTATTCCTGCGCTAAAAGCGATTAAATAGTGGCTCGGAAGAGCCACTATTTTTATATGAATTACATTCATTTTCTCTAATGTTTATTTCTTTCGAAGAACAAACTTTCTGTTTGAACATCATATCGGTTTTGCGAGATGCACAATGAAAAAAAATAAAATTGTATTATGTGTCACGCATTCTGATGATTCTTATCCTGTTGACTGGGTAATTGAGCATTTAAATAGTCAAGGTGCGATTGGTCTAAGGATTAATTCTGATGCTTATCCTCTCGGGTTCAAAATGAGCGGATGTCTTGATATAGGAAATAATGAAGTACATATCG
The nucleotide sequence above comes from Grimontia kaedaensis. Encoded proteins:
- a CDS encoding microviridin/marinostatin family tricyclic proteinase inhibitor; this encodes MSKNTPFFSNFMEAQTLTTEETKQAAGGLDFVKPGDLPGDFDPSKEPIYVTMKHPSDDDEGFDAPVFLR
- a CDS encoding DUF2750 domain-containing protein translates to MSISSVHAAAFYREVAASGVVWSIEDTGGFPAPRGSGGSRAMPFWSSQSRALSIVNNVPAYYGFEPVAIEWEVFCETWIPGLSRDGLLVGVNWSGKTAKGFDITPAQVKLNVEALHRT